A window of Nocardiopsis sp. Huas11 genomic DNA:
CGAGGAGGCGCCCGCGGCCCCGACCGGCCCGGCCCGCCAGGAGCAGACCGAGCAGGACGAGACCGAGCGGGTCCGCCGGATCCTCGCGGGCCTGGCCGACGAGCAGATCGCCGCGCTCGCGGACCGGGGCACCGACGCCCTTCAGGCGCTGCTGGACCGCACCGCGCCCGCGACCGAGGACCGGCCCGGCCCTGCACGCTCTGACCTGCGCGAACTCGCCCCCGGCGAAACCGTGGACGAGCACGGTTCTGCTGGGTCCGACCTGGGAGAACACCCCTCCGATCCCGCTGAGGAGGCGGTGAACGGTTCTGCCGGGTCTGACCTGGGAGAACACTCCTCGGAGTCCGCTCCGACCGACGCGGCTACCCGGGCGGCCGCAGAACGGGCCGACCAGCGCCGCGCGGACGCCCTGACCCTGTGGGGGCAGGGCTACTGCGCTCCCGAGATCGCTGCCCAGATGGGCCGCGACAAGCGCACGGTCCGCGGCTATCTGGTCGACCAGGGCGTGACCGCCGCCGACATGGACCAGCGCATCCGCGACCGGGTCGCCGCCTACATCGAGCGCCACGGTGTGGCCGTGCAGACCCGGGCGATGGCGGCCGACCTGCACCTGACCCGCACCGAGGCCAAGACGGCGCGCGAGCGCCTGGCGGCCGACGGCATCGAGGTCTACGCCCCGCAGCAGTGACCGAACACCCGGCCCCCGCATGGGGGTCGGCGCCCCGCTCCGGCGGGTGCGCACATCCCCTTCCGGCCCGTTCTGCGGGAGGGGATGTGCGCACTACTCCGGCGTCGGCGCGGCCGGTACCGCGAGACCTTCAGTGTCCGCGCGTGAGAGCCCGCCTGCCACCACCCACACGAGAGGAGAGACCCGGTGGCCAGCCGCTTCTGGGATCCAGACGGCACCCCCGAGGGGCCTGGCGACCCGCTACCAGCTCCGGGCTCTGGGGCTGCGGCCCGGCGGCCAGGAGCCCGCCGCGCAACTCGCCTGGCCGTCCCGGTCGCGCTGTGGCGGGGCCCGTGACGGCTACCGCGTGGCCTGGCTCTACTACGTGCACCTGGCCCGGCCGGTGCGGGCGATGACCCCGGCCCGCGAGCGGGCCCTGACCCGGGCGCTGCTGGCCCGGCACACCTGCCGCGACTGCGGCGAGATCCACCCCTACTGCCTGCCCACGTCCCTGGGTCGGGTCTGCCCGCCCGGGACCGGATGCGACGCCGCCCCTGCGGTGGTCGCCTGACCTGCACACACGCTCACAGATGGGAGGGGCCGATGGTCCCGCCGAACACCACCACTGGCCGCGCCCCGGCGCGCGGCCGCCGTCCCCAGGACGCCCCGCGCTTGTCGGCGGTGCCCTCGGGCCCCGCCCCGAGCCCGGAGAAAGACGCCGCGGCCCCGGCCGGGCTGCCCGACGCGCTGGCCAACGCGGTCCTGGGCAACCAGGGCACGCCCAAGGCGCCCGCGGCCCGCACGGCCGAGCCCGCACCGCAGCGCACGGACCAGCCCGCCGCGCGGGTGCCGCCGCCCGCTCCCGAGCGGGACCAGGACGCGCAGCCCACGGCCCCCGCCGCCACCCCGACCAGCGCAGACACCCCGACCGAGACCGCGAAGGAGACCGCCTTGGTCGCCGTGGAACCGGAGAGCCGCAGCGCCGCCGACGCTGAACGCGCCATCACGTGGCTGGGGGTGACCTACCGGCCCCCGGACATCTGGCGCGAGCGCCAGCCCTGCCTGAAGGAGGAGTGGGACTTCGTGATGAAGGGCGACCACCTGCCCGGGCAGGGCCCGTGGCGGGCCGCCGCCCGCGGTTACGCCGTACCCGCGATCGGGCTGATCGGCGTCCTGCACTTCCTCATCTGGATCCTGCGGTCCCCGGCCCGCCAGGTCACCGCCTGGGTGGTGGCCGTGCTGATCGCCGTATCCGCCGCTCTCATGCTCTGACCTGCACACACACCACCTTGAAAGGAGTCTTCATGTTCACCGTCGGCGCGATCCTGTGCCTGGCCCTGTTCTGGTTCCTGCGCCGCAAGGCGCACTGGCTCATCTCCGGGTTCTTCGCCGTCTTCGGCGGGGCCCTGTTCGCCTTCTCCTTCCTGGGAGGGTGGGCCACCGCCCTGATCACCTGGGTCCTCGGGTTCGTCCTGGGGCTGTTCCCCGAGCCCATCTCCCCGGCCTCGGTGCTCGCCGCCGTCGCGGTGTTCTTCGTGGTCATGGTCGGTATCGACGTCTGGCGCGACCGCCGTCTGGACGAGGGCGGCCAGTGGGCGGCGATCTGCCTGCCGGTCGTGCTGCTGGCCGCCGGCGGGTCCGTGGGCGGGGTCGGCGGGTCCGTCGTCACCTCCCTCGCTGACGCCGGGACCGGCATCTTCGGCCCGCTGCTGGGGTGGTGAGCCGATGGAGATGCTGATCCTGGCCGCCATCGCAGCCTTCGTGGTCAAGAACGCCGCTGTGGACACGGTGGCCATGGCCACCGGCAAGACCCCGCCCTCGCACGCCTACCGGATGGCCCGCCTGAAAGAGCAGGCCGCACGTGAGCGCCGCCGCCTGGCCGCCGACCCCGACACCCGGGGCGGGCTGAAGATGGTGGCCCGCCACTGGTACCTGGACGCATGCGAGGACGTCGACCACTGGCGGGCGCACCGGCACCAGACCAAGCCCGAGCGCAAGGCCGCACGTCAGCGCAGGCGCGCTGAGCGGGCGCGCCTGATCCGGGAGTGGGCCGAGCGGCACGTCCCCGACGTCGGCGACGAAGACGCCGACGGGATCGTCGACGCCGAGATCGTCGACGAGACCGACGAGTTCACCCCGCCCGAGGCCGGGGAGCCGCGGCCGCACGCCGAGCGCCGCCGCTGGCGGCACACCACCACCGAGCAGGTGTACGAGGAGGAGGCCGACCGCCCGGCCCCGGGCTCGGACGTCGTGCTGCTGAACCCCGATGAGGAGACCGTCAAGCCTCCGCTTCCGCACCGGCGCATGGTGCTGATGACCATGCTCGCCACCGCGGGATACGCCCCCGACACCGAGGCGATCGGTGCGATGACCTCCGAAGAGGTCGACGGCGCGATCGCCGCGCTGATCGCGCACGAGCGCGCCACCCGCACCGCCTCCCACTGACCCTCACCCCAACCCCGGGGCCCGACCAGCACGGTCCGGCCCCTGACCTTCCACTGAGAGGAACACGCCCCAAGGAGCGCACTCGGCAACGGCAACACCGTGGCCGCCAACGGCAACTCCTCGCTGCGCTACAGCGACGCCTCCGGCCTGGACGCCCACGCCCAGACCATCACCGGCATCGGCTCCCTGGTCCAGCAGGGCAACCAGATGCTGGAGATCGTCGAAGGCCAGATGCGGGCCGCCGACATGGGCGAGTCGGTCACCTCCGAACTCGCGACGCTGCGCGACATCGGCACCGCCTACATCACCCAGACCATCAAGGCCCGGGCCGTCCTGGAACAGGTCAACCGGCACGTGCAGGAGGCCTACGAGAACAGCGGCGGCCAGGCCGCCGACAAGGGCTACCAGCTCGGCGGTCGCTGACCCCCAGGCGCCGTTCCACGGGCCGCTCCCGCACGCGGGGGCGGCCCCCTTCATGCCCGTTTTCGGTGACTGAACGTGATGAGACAGCGGTGAGGCAACGACCGCTGTTGTCTCATCACGCTTGCCCCCGAACGCGAACTATCGACCGATTTTCTGTGAGACAAACCCCGGCTGAGACCCCCGATACCGGGGCCTGCGGACGCCGGTGAGACATCGAGACATCCCGCTCCCGCCCCGGGTGCGGGCACGCAAAGTGACCGATTGGAAGGAGGGCCCCGTGGCCCGCAAGTCGAAGAAGGACACCCCGACGAGTGCCCCGGCGCCGACCGCGTCCCTGCCGCCTGAGGTGCTGGCCGCCCTGGGACAGCCCGCGCGGGAGGAGCCGCGCACCTTCAAGAGTGAGGGTGTGGGAGCCATCATCGCGGCCGGATGGAAGGCCGCGTTCCGCCCCGGCGAGCACTCGATCCGGGTCCACATGGCGGCGCAGTTCTACCCGTGGAAGGTCGGCGGCCTCGTGCTGGCCGCCGGGGTGGTCGCCGCCCGCGCGGCCGCGGTCTCGGGCACGCACGCCCTGGTGCTCGCTCTGGCCACCGGCGCCGGCACGTGGGCGGCGCTGCGGATCCTGCGCACCACCCGGGCCCGCAAGCACAAGGCCACCCGCCTGGCCTCGGAGTGGGCCGAGATCGACCCCGCCCACGCCAGGGTGTGCGCGGCCGCGGCCGGGGTGTGGCTGATGGCCGTCATCCTCATCCAGCCCGCGACGCTCACCGCCTGGTGGTGGTCCGGTCTGGTCGGCCTCCTGGCGCTGCTCGCCCTCGGGTCGCGGTTCTGGGCCCACCACCGGGTGCCCCGGGTCCTGGCGGCCGTGGACGAAGCGGTCGCACCGCCCCCGCCGCCGGGGGAGCACGCGGTGGCCCGCAAGTGGCGCACCCGCGTGGCCAACGGCAACGGAGCGTTGCCCGGCACGAAGCTCACGGATCTGGCCGACGAGTCCTATGGGGTGCGCGGCCGGTTGCACCTGGTGCCCGGGCGCCAGACCATCACCTCGGTGCGCGCGGCGCTGGGCTACATCGCCACCGCCCTGGGAGTCTCGGAGGCCGACCTCCTTATCGAGCACGTCGAGCCCACTGAGGACGACCCCAAGCCCGACTCCTCGATCCTGGACATCAAGGTCGTCACCGTCGGGATGCTCACCCAGAAGGTGCCTCTGGAGGGCGAGCGCCTGGTCGTGGACGGCGACGACGTCTCGATCCGGATGGGCCCCTACGCCGACGGCGACGGCGAGGCCCTGTGGCGCCTGTACACCGCCGACTCCATCTGGGGCGGGTTCGTCGCGGGCAGCACCGGCTCGGGCAAGTCGGGGCTGATCGACGCCCTGGCGCTGGGCATCTGGCAGACCGAGTCCACGATCGTCATCTACCTGGACCCGAAGAACGGCGGCTCCTCACCCAGGATCTTCGACCGGGCGCATTGGTCGGTGGGCAAGGACCCCGGCACCTGGGACGCCATCCTGGACGGGCTGATCGAGGTGATCGAGGCCCGCGGCCTGGAGAACTCCGCCCGCCTCAAGGCCAGCGGGTTCACGCCGTCGAAGGAACGGCCGGGGATCGTGGTGATCGTGGACGAGTGCCACGTGGTCATCCACGCCCAGAACGCGGAGAAGTGGGGGCGGGTGGGCCGTGAAGGCCGCGCCGCCGGCGTCCAGGCCATCTACGCGAGCCAGATCTACGGGCTGCAGACCTTCGGCGGCGACGACGCGGTCCGCTCTTCCGCGACCGCCGGGAACACGGTGGCGCTGCGGGTGAGCCGGAACCAGTCCACGATGATCGCCGACATTCCGCTGGATCCGTCCACGCTGCCCAAGATCACCGGCGTCGGGCTAGTCGACTCCGGCCGTGAGGCGCCCTTCAAGGCGGCATGGGCTCCCAGCGAGACCACCGCCGCGCAGATGGACGCCGCGCTCGAACACGCTCCCGACGAGTTGGACCCGTTGGCCGCAGGGGCGTTCGACGCCGGGACCAAGGGCCTCTACAGCCGCCGCCACGAGATCGCCGAGCAGCAGGTCGCCAACGCCGAGGAGCGGCTGCGCTCCTACGAGGCCGGGCGGGTGCCGGCCGCACGCGAGGCCACCGACACCGAGATGGCGCTGCCCAACATCACCGGGCCGACGCTGTTCGAGATCCCCGACATCGACCCGGCGCTGCTGAGCGACACCGACCTCGGGCTCGGGATCCTCGCGGCCGCGGGCCGCGACCCCAACGAGGAGTTGCTGGCGACGTGGTCGGGTGCGGCCAAGCGGGTCCTGGAGCTGCTGATCGAGCACGGGTCGCTGCGCCGGGGCGAGATCGAAAAGCAGGTCCGCGCCTCGGAGGAGTGCTCCCGGGCGACCGTCTCCCGCGCCCTGGACGACCTGGCCGAAGCCGGGGTCATCGAGGCGCTGCCCAACCGGGCGGGGTGGCAACTGGCCGCCTGAGGCCACGCAGCGTCACCGCACACGCGGGTGAGACATCCCCACCGATGTCTCACCCGCTTCATGCCCTCATGCGAAGAATCAACCGATTCTGACGCGAGACAAACCCCGCCCGCACCCGAAAAACCCGGGCGCCGGCCCCACGCCGAGACACCGAGACATCCCGCCCCGCCCCGGGCGCGGAATCACCCACTGTGAGGAGAACACCTGATGCAGCCCATGACCGCCGCCGCCCTGCGCGAGGCCCTGGCCGACCTTCCCGACGACCAGGTGGTGATCGACGCCGCCACCGGCCGCGCCCTGGTCGACGTCGACCCCAACCCCAACGGCGCGGTGGAACTGGCGTTCGCCGACCCCCGACCGCGCCGCCGCGCCGTCGTGAACAACACGTTCGTCGGCGAGTTCCACGGCGGATCGCTGATGCAGACCGGCGGCAGCGACCACTACGGCGACCTGCGCACGTGACCCGACCCGCCCGACAGCACACGTCGGGGCCGCCCCACCTTCCACGACGCGGCGGCCCCGACCACTCCCACAGCGACGAAGGAGCACCACCATGATGACCGCGTTCGTAGCCCTGTTCGTCGGCCACTGGCTCGGAGACCACTGGGCACAGACCGGCCACCAGGTCGCCGCCAAAGGCCGGTGCGACGCCGCCGGACGGCGGGCGTGCGCCGCCCACGTGGCCACCCTGACCCTGTGCCAGGCCGTACTGCTCGGCCTGGTCGCCCTCTGCGAGGGCGGGATCGGCGGCCCCGCCCAGGCCGTCCTGGGCCTGGCTGTCAACGCCGCCTCGCACTACTGGATCGACCGGCGCCGGACCTTGGAGGGCCTGGCCCACCTGATGCAGCGCTACGGCAAGCACTCCTATTACACGTCCGGAGAGCAGGGCCGGATGGCGCTGGACCAGGCCGCTCACATGGGCTGGCTTCTCCCGGCGGCGCTCATCATCAGCGCCGACCCGGTGCCCGCCCTGCTGCTGGCCGGGCTGTGCCTGGCCGGGCTCTACATCACCGACATGCTCTCCCGGCTCGGCTGGGCCGAGGCCCACCGCACCGCCGACCGCAGCTGACCAGGCGGTGCCTCTGCCCGCCCCGCACACGCCGCGGGGCCGGCGGGCGGACCGCCCGGTCCACCCCTCTCGAACACTGTGGAAGGACGACCCATGGACCGATCGTGTAAGCCGCGCTGGTCCGCCGACGAGGTGGCCCAGCGCCCCGAATGGCAGCGGGCCCTGTACGACCAGGGCCTGCTCACCCCCGAGCACCGGCAGCAGGGGCGTCGGCACCTGACCGGCACCGGGCTGCGGCGCACCGCCATCGGGCGGGAGAAGGACGAGTGAGCGCCGCCACCATCACCCACCACACCCAGTGGATGTCATCCGACGACGACCAGACCGTCCACGACCTTCAGCTCGCCTACGACCCCGCCCACCCCTACGCCATCGAGGCCCGCTTCGTCCTGGACTCCTCCGACCCCGACGCCGTGCTGGTGTGGGAGGTTGACCGCGGCGTACTCGACCAGGGCGTGGCCTCGTGGGCCGGGGACGGCGACGTGCGCGTGCGGGTGTGGACGCCCCTGCCGACCCTGGTCCTGGTCGAGCTGCTCGACGGCATTACCGGCCGCTGGGGCCGCTTCCTGGCCCGCCGAACCGAACTGGAGGCCTTCCTGGCCGAGACCTACCGGCTGGTGCCCTCCGGCACCGAGCACGTCGACGTCGACGCGACCGTGGCCGCGCTACTGACCGGAGGTGAGCTGTGATGGGCGTCCCGCGCTTCCGTGCCCGCCCCC
This region includes:
- a CDS encoding RRQRL motif-containing zinc-binding protein translates to MGVGAPLRRVRTSPSGPFCGRGCAHYSGVGAAGTARPSVSARESPPATTHTRGETRWPAASGIQTAPPRGLATRYQLRALGLRPGGQEPAAQLAWPSRSRCGGARDGYRVAWLYYVHLARPVRAMTPARERALTRALLARHTCRDCGEIHPYCLPTSLGRVCPPGTGCDAAPAVVA
- a CDS encoding DUF3307 domain-containing protein; this translates as MTAFVALFVGHWLGDHWAQTGHQVAAKGRCDAAGRRACAAHVATLTLCQAVLLGLVALCEGGIGGPAQAVLGLAVNAASHYWIDRRRTLEGLAHLMQRYGKHSYYTSGEQGRMALDQAAHMGWLLPAALIISADPVPALLLAGLCLAGLYITDMLSRLGWAEAHRTADRS
- a CDS encoding SsgA family sporulation/cell division regulator yields the protein MSAATITHHTQWMSSDDDQTVHDLQLAYDPAHPYAIEARFVLDSSDPDAVLVWEVDRGVLDQGVASWAGDGDVRVRVWTPLPTLVLVELLDGITGRWGRFLARRTELEAFLAETYRLVPSGTEHVDVDATVAALLTGGEL